CCCTTGGTGCGCTGACGACCTGGGCGGTGATCACCCTGGCAACCCACTGGTTGCTGGGTTTCGACTGGATGCTGGCGCTGCTGTTCGGCACCCTGACGCTGGTAACCGGCCCGACTGTCATCGTGCCCATGCTGCGCGTGGTACGCCCCAAGGCGTCTATCGCCAATATCCTGCGCTGGGAAGGCATTGTCATCGACCCTATCGGTGCGCTGCTGGCGGTAGTGGTCTACAGCTTTATCATCGCCAGCGCATCGGGCGACGGACTGAGTCACAGCCTGCTGACCTTTGGCGGCGTCATCCTGTGCGGCAGCCTGTTCGGGATTGTCGGGGGCTGGGTACTGGGTTTGGTCATGCGTCGCCAGTGGTTGCCGGAATACCTGCATAACCTGGCAACCCTGGCGGCGGTACTGGGAGTCTTCATCGCCTCCAATGAGGTGATGCATGAGTCCGGCCTGCTGGCGGTGACGCTGATGGGCATGTGGATGGCCAACATGAAGGGCGTGGACGTGCGTCACATCCTGCACTTCAAGGAGAACCTCAGCGTCCTGTTGATTTCCGGCTTGTTTATCCTGCTGGCGGCGCGCCTGGACCTGAACGCACTGATCGCCCTGGGGCCGTTCGTACTGATTCTGCTGCTGATCATTCAGTTCATTGCGCGGCCGCTGAACGTTGCAGTGTCGACTGTCGGCTCGAAGCTGAACTGGCGCGAACGCGCACTGCTGGCGTGGATCGCCCCGCGCGGGATTGTGGCTGCGGCAGTGTCGGCGATTTTTGCGATCCGCCTGGATGAAGCCGGTCATGAAGGCGCGTTGTTGCTGGTGCCGCTGACGTTTGCGGTGATTATCGGCACGGTGGTGCTGCAAAGCGCGACTGCACGCCCTCTGGCCCGCCTGCTGAAAGTAGCCGAGCCCGCGCCCAGCGGCTTTCTGATCGTCGGCGCAAACGGCCCGGCACGCATCCTCGGCAAAGCCTTGCAACAGCTGGGCAGCCGCGTGCTGCTGACCGATTCAAGCTGGGAAAACATTCGCGCCAGCCGTATGGAAGGGTTGCCGACCTACTTCGGCAACCCGGCGTCACAGCATGCCGAATCCCATCTGGACCTGGTCGGTCTTGGGCATTTGCTCGCGCTCTCGCCGTCCGGCGAATTGAATACCCTGGCCACCATGCGTTTTCGTCATGACTTCGGGCATCGCCTGTTCGCCTTGGCCAACAGCCAGGAAAGCCGTCGCACCGACAAGCACCGGGCCAGCGGCGAGC
This genomic stretch from Pseudomonas orientalis harbors:
- a CDS encoding cation:proton antiporter codes for the protein MNEQQILLAFGGIGVAALGCQWLAWRLKLPAILFLLLSGILAGPILGWLDPQEMFGPLLMPLVSLAVALILFEGSLTLHLSEWKEIGSVVHRLVTLGALTTWAVITLATHWLLGFDWMLALLFGTLTLVTGPTVIVPMLRVVRPKASIANILRWEGIVIDPIGALLAVVVYSFIIASASGDGLSHSLLTFGGVILCGSLFGIVGGWVLGLVMRRQWLPEYLHNLATLAAVLGVFIASNEVMHESGLLAVTLMGMWMANMKGVDVRHILHFKENLSVLLISGLFILLAARLDLNALIALGPFVLILLLIIQFIARPLNVAVSTVGSKLNWRERALLAWIAPRGIVAAAVSAIFAIRLDEAGHEGALLLVPLTFAVIIGTVVLQSATARPLARLLKVAEPAPSGFLIVGANGPARILGKALQQLGSRVLLTDSSWENIRASRMEGLPTYFGNPASQHAESHLDLVGLGHLLALSPSGELNTLATMRFRHDFGHRLFALANSQESRRTDKHRASGEHRGHLLGSQPLSYTKLASLLGQGAELYTTHLTDGFGWSDYQALHGERATLLFARDNSGWVHVVTPESDLKPLAGWTLLAVIQPGQAQERAA